A portion of the Punica granatum isolate Tunisia-2019 chromosome 7, ASM765513v2, whole genome shotgun sequence genome contains these proteins:
- the LOC116215217 gene encoding persulfide dioxygenase ETHE1 homolog, mitochondrial isoform X5 — protein MLRAVGLFSRSSLEAPTLFSSLPHQIHLPNPRLALALAVPPQIRTTIFAGFMIGKRTIMAATSTTASPKLLFRQLFEKDSSTYTYLLADVSHPDKPALLIDPVDKTVERDLSLIRDLGLKLVYAMNTHVHADHVTGTGLIKTKMPEVKSVVSKASGARADILIEPGDKISIASLFLELQVRATPGHTSGCVTYVTGDGPSQPQPRMAFTGDALLIRGCGRTDFQSGSPQQLYKSVHSQVTTVGEEIQYNPRLTKDEILTSHTRR, from the exons ATGCTCCGAGCTGTTGGACTATTCAGCAGATCCTCCTTGGAAGCTCCGACCCTCTTCTCTTCCCTCCCTCATCAGATCCATTTGCCGAACCCCCGGCTGGCACTGGCGCTGGCGGTGCCCCCTCAGATCAGAACAACAATATTTGCAGGGTTCATGATCGGGAAGAGGACAATAATGGCTGCTACTTCCACCACTGCGTCGCCAAAGCTGCTATTCCGCCAGCTCTTTGAGAAGGATTCCTCCACCTACACTTATCTCCTCGCCGATGTTTCTCACCCCGATAAGCCCGCTCTC TTGATTGACCCGGTGGACAAGACAGTGGAAAGGGATCTCAGTTTGATCAGGGATCTGGGGTTGAAACTCGTTTATGCTATGAACACTCACGTACATGCCGATCACGTAACTGGAACTGGCCTCATTAAG ACAAAGATGCCAGAGGTGAAATCCGTCGTCTCCAAAGCCAGCGGAGCTAGAGCTGACATTCTGATTGAACCCGGTGATAAAATCTCCATcgcttctctctttcttgag CTGCAGGTTCGTGCTACTCCTGGTCATACGTCCGGCTGTGTGACGTATGTAACTGGAGATGGTCCTTCTCAACCTCAACCAAGGATGGCATTCACAGGTGACGCTCTACTAATACGCGGATGTGGGAGAACAGATTTCCAG AGCGGGAGCCCACAACAACTCTACAAGTCAGTGCATTCACAG GTGACTACTGTGGGGGAGGAAATTCAATACAATCCTCGCCTGACAAAGGACGAG ATCTTAACCTCTCATACCCGAAGATGA
- the LOC116215220 gene encoding 60S ribosomal protein L18a-like protein translates to MSKKEEEEETSRGVSSNTQWQYPPQPQYGTFQGVANYPPPHPPPPPPPPPPVIGFPQPIPPPGVNPSAPPPPLTPGYFPDGYQTVPGYAIAEGRPVREPRLPCCGIGVGWFLFIVGFFLGAIPWYIGLLILLCGRIDYREKPGYIACTVAAILATVAILLGVTKGDDDWYDW, encoded by the exons atgagcaaaaaagaagaagaagaagagacgAGCAGAGGGGTCTCCAGCAACACCCAGTGGCAGTATCCCCCCCAACCCCAATACGGTACCTTTCAGGGCGTCGCCAACTACCCTCCCCCTCATCCGCCCCCGCCCCCGCCCCCGCCCCCGCCTGTTATTGGATTCCCCCAGCCTATTCCTCCACCGGGCGTCAATCCCTCcgcccctcctcctcctcttacCCCCGGTTACTTCCCTGACGGCTATCAGACTGTTCCAG GTTATGCTATTGCTGAAGGAAGGCCCGTTAGAGAACCGCGCCTCCCTTGCTGTGGAATTGGTGTTGGCTGGTTCCT GTTTATCGTTGGCTTCTTTCTGGGCGCCATCCCCTGGTACATTGGGTTATTGATTCTACTTTGTGGCAGAATAGATTACCGCGAGAAACCCGGATATATTGCTTGTACAGTTGCT GCCATCCTTGCCACCGTTGCCATTCTTCTTGGAGTGACGAAAGGGGATGATGATTGGTATGATTGGTAA
- the LOC116213922 gene encoding C2 domain-containing protein At1g53590-like isoform X1, whose protein sequence is MIRHVCIVLLCLWLLCEYNLGHPVAYFVSLIHLYLVHERYVMRLRKKLEYEGKRQSNQRRVLTDSETVRWLNHAVQKLWPVCVEQIVSQKLLLPIIPWFLAKYKPWTLKEAKFQTLCLGKKPPLFTEIRILHQTTDEDHLVLQVGVNFLTAGMSSILAVKLRKRLGFGISTKLHLTGMHLEGKLSVGVKFTGKWPFLERIRVCFAEPPHFQMVVRSVSAHGLDVSELPGIAGWLDKLLSGAFEETLVEPNMLVVDVEKLAASQQGGSQQQESWFSVDVRKPFAYAKVEVLEASEVKPSDLNGLADPYVKGQLGPYRFRTKTARNTLSPNRQEMFRIPIMTWGATNVLEFEVRDKDQFIDDHLGNCCVDINDFRDGQRHDMWLPLQNVKMGRLHLRITVVEKGHISSSAGESENHGEEKNSSSKEIDKASVSSFFSEKSPRVKDTLESIYIEGQRGTAALVHRPGSGTPQIWEHHRGKNRRLDTNIQGEPTVSSAE, encoded by the exons ATGATACGCCATGTATGCATTGTGCTTCTTTGTCTTTGGCTTCTCTGTGAATACAATTTGGGTCACCCAGTTGCGTATTTTGTCTCCTTGATCCATCTTTACCTG GTTCATGAGCGCTACGTGATGAGATTGCGGAAGAAGCTGGAGTACGAGGGAAAGAGACAATCCAATCAAAGACGG GTACTGACTGACTCTGAGACCGTGCGGTGGTTAAACCATGCAGTCCAGAAGTTATGGCCCGTCTGTGTAGAGCAAATTGTTTCTCAGAAACTTCTCCTTCCCATCATCCCTTGGTTCTTGGCCAAGTACAAACCGTGGACCCTG AAGGAGGCCAAATTCCAAACCCTTTGCCTGGGAAAGAAACCCCCGTTGTTCACTGAAATTCGGATTCTTCATCAGACCACTGATGAAGACCACTTG GTCCTACAGGTGGGAGTGAATTTCCTCACGGCAGGTATGAGTTCAATACTTGCTGTCAAGCTAAGGAAAAGATTGGGATTCGGAATATCTACAAAATTGCATTTGACTGGCATGCACTTAGAAGGGAAG CTCTCGGTGGGCGTCAAGTTTACTGGTAAATGGCCTTTTCTTGAACGTATACGAGTATGCTTTGCTGAGCCACCTCATTTTCAGATGGTTGTGAGGTCTGTTTCTGCACATGGACTCGATGTCTCAGAACTTCCTGGTATTGCTGGATGGCTA GACAAACTCCTGTCAGGTGCATTTGAGGAGACACTGGTCGAG CCAAATATGCTGGTTGTTGATGTTGAAAAACTTGCTGCATCTCAGCAAGGTGGTTCACAGCAGCAAG AGAGTTGGTTCTCTGTTGATGTGAGGAAGCCTTTTGCTTATGCCAAAGTAGAAGTGTTAGAGGCATCTGAAGTGAAACCATCTGATCTAAACG GTTTGGCTGATCCATACGTGAAAGGGCAATTGGGTCCTTACAGGTTCAGAACCAAGACAGCGAGGAATACTCTTTCTCCAAATCGGCAGGAAATGTTCAGGATTCCCATCATGACGTGGGGAGCAACTAATGTGCTGGAATTTGAAGTTCGCGACAAGGATCAGTTCATTGATGATCACCTCGG CAACTGCTGCGTGGATATTAATGATTTCAGAGATGGTCAGAGACACGACATGTGGCTGCCTCTTCAGAATGTTAAGATGGGAAGGTTGCATCTCAGGATAACAGTAGTTGAGAAg GGGCATATTTCTTCGTCTGCTGGAGAATCAGAAAATCATGGAGAGGAAAAGAATTCATCTTCAAAAGAAATAGATAAGGCTTCTGTCTCATCTTTTTTCTCGGAAAAATCTCCAAGAGTGAAAGATACATtggaatctatatatattgaaggGCAAAGGGGGACTGCAGCATTGGTTCACAGGCCAGGAAGTGGAACTCCACAGATTTGGGAACATCATAGAGGAAAGAACAGGCGTCTTGATACGAATATTCAAGGGGAACCAACGGTTTCATCAGCAGAGTAG
- the LOC116215217 gene encoding persulfide dioxygenase ETHE1 homolog, mitochondrial isoform X3, which produces MLRAVGLFSRSSLEAPTLFSSLPHQIHLPNPRLALALAVPPQIRTTIFAGFMIGKRTIMAATSTTASPKLLFRQLFEKDSSTYTYLLADVSHPDKPALLIDPVDKTVERDLSLIRDLGLKLVYAMNTHVHADHVTGTGLIKTKMPEVKSVVSKASGARADILIEPGDKISIASLFLELQVRATPGHTSGCVTYVTGDGPSQPQPRMAFTGDALLIRGCGRTDFQSGSPQQLYKSVHSQVTTVGEEIQYNPRLTKDEETFKHIMENLNLSYPKMMDIAVPANMVCGLQDLPSKASS; this is translated from the exons ATGCTCCGAGCTGTTGGACTATTCAGCAGATCCTCCTTGGAAGCTCCGACCCTCTTCTCTTCCCTCCCTCATCAGATCCATTTGCCGAACCCCCGGCTGGCACTGGCGCTGGCGGTGCCCCCTCAGATCAGAACAACAATATTTGCAGGGTTCATGATCGGGAAGAGGACAATAATGGCTGCTACTTCCACCACTGCGTCGCCAAAGCTGCTATTCCGCCAGCTCTTTGAGAAGGATTCCTCCACCTACACTTATCTCCTCGCCGATGTTTCTCACCCCGATAAGCCCGCTCTC TTGATTGACCCGGTGGACAAGACAGTGGAAAGGGATCTCAGTTTGATCAGGGATCTGGGGTTGAAACTCGTTTATGCTATGAACACTCACGTACATGCCGATCACGTAACTGGAACTGGCCTCATTAAG ACAAAGATGCCAGAGGTGAAATCCGTCGTCTCCAAAGCCAGCGGAGCTAGAGCTGACATTCTGATTGAACCCGGTGATAAAATCTCCATcgcttctctctttcttgag CTGCAGGTTCGTGCTACTCCTGGTCATACGTCCGGCTGTGTGACGTATGTAACTGGAGATGGTCCTTCTCAACCTCAACCAAGGATGGCATTCACAGGTGACGCTCTACTAATACGCGGATGTGGGAGAACAGATTTCCAG AGCGGGAGCCCACAACAACTCTACAAGTCAGTGCATTCACAG GTGACTACTGTGGGGGAGGAAATTCAATACAATCCTCGCCTGACAAAGGACGAG GAGACGTTCAAGCACATCATGGAGA ATCTTAACCTCTCATACCCGAAGATGATGGACATAGCTGTGCCTGCAAATATGGTTTGTGGGCTCCAAGATCTGCCTTCAAAAGCCTCCTCATAA
- the LOC116215210 gene encoding cytochrome P450 CYP72A219-like, with translation MRNMISGASRLQIQAPVASYLMELSVQSFAVAVICVLTVTLTWMVLNWLWLRPKKLEKCLRQQGLTGNSYRFLFGDTKEISRSMKQALSAPITLSDDICPTSITAYHSVKKHGKDSFVWIGPRPRVTIMKPEQLRVIFNNLEDFQKEDLVPLVKLLANGLASHNGQKWAKHRKLVNPAFHLECLKNMVPLFYASCSEMINEWENMVSGEGSPEFDVWSYLENLTGDVISRTAFGSSYKEGRKIFQLQKEQCSLATEAMRSFYIPGWRLLPTKLNRRMKKIDMEMRSLIKGMISKREEAMKTGESMNKDLLSLLVGSNMKELTENWGHNNVGMSTTDVIEECKLFYLAGKETTTSLVVWALIFLSTHQQWQARARGEVQEIFGNKKPDFEGISLLKILSMILYEVLRLYPPQVTLVRTVQKKTEIGGLSLPPGVLLYLPTILIHRDQELWGDDAEEFKPERFSEGISKATKGRVSYFPFGWGPRLCVGEKFALLEAKMALVLILQHFEFELSPLYIHAPVTVISLQPEHGAHVVFRKVTNCCSN, from the exons ATGAGAAACATGATTTCAGGAGCTTCACGGCTGCAGATTCAAGCCCCAGTTGCTTCTTATCTCATGGAACTATCAGTTCAATCATTTGCAGTGGCTGTGATCTGTGTCCTAACAGTCACATTGACGTGGATGGTGTTGAATTGGTTGTGGCTTAGGCCAAAGAAGCTCGAGAAATGCCTGAGACAGCAAGGCCTAACGGGCAACTCATACAGGTTCTTATTCGGTGATACGAAGGAGATCTCTCGATCGATGAAACAAGCTCTCTCTGCTCCCATCACTCTCTCCGATGACATTTGCCCAACATCCATCACCGCCTATCATTCTGTCAAGAAACATG GTAAAGATTCTTTTGTTTGGATTGGTCCCAGGCCTAGAGTGACCATCATGAAGCCGGAGCAGTTAAGGGTCATCTTCAACAATCTGGAAGATTTCCAGAAGGAAGATCTTGTTCCACTTGTGAAGCTGTTGGCGAATGGTTTAGCGAGCCACAACGGGCAGAAATGGGCCAAACATCGAAAACTAGTCAACCCAGCATTTCACCTTGAGTGCTTGAAG AACATGGTGCCTCTATTTTACGCGAGCTGCAGTGAGATGATAAACGAGTGGGAAAATATGGTCTCTGGAGAAGGATCCCCTGAATTTGATGTATGGTCTTATCTTGAGAATTTGACGGGTGATGTGATTTCAAGAACAGCATTTGGTAGCAGCTACAAGGAAGGGAGAAAAATATTCCAGCTCCAGAAAGAACAATGCAGCCTCGCCACAGAAGCTATGCGATCATTTTACATACCAGGATGGAG GTTGCTACCGACTAAACTGAACAGGAGGATGAAGAAAATCGACATGGAAATGCGGTCCCTAATCAAAGGGATGATTAGCAAAAGAGAAGAGGCAATGAAAACCGGAGAGAGTATGAACAAGGACTTGTTAAGCTTACTTGTAGGCTCCAATATGAAAGAACTTACAGAAAACTGGGGCCACAACAACGTTGGGATGAGCACTACTGATGTAATTGAGGAGTGCAAACTGTTCTACTTAGCCGGGAAGGAGACAACGACATCTCTTGTTGTGTGGGCACTGATTTTTCTGAGCACACACCAACAATGGCAAGCCagagcaagaggagaagtgcaAGAAATCTTCGGGAACAAGAAACCCGACTTTGAAGGAATATCTCTCCTTAAAATT CTTTCGATGATCTTGTACGAGGTTCTTCGATTGTACCCTCCGCAAGTTACTTTGGTCCGAACAGTTCAAAAGAAGACCGAGATTGGAGGGTTATCACTGCCTCCGGGGGTGCTGCTCTACCTACCCACAATCCTTATCCACCGAGACCAAGAATTGTGGGGCGATGATGCCGAGGAATTCAAACCGGAGAGATTTTCTGAAGGAATCTCCAAGGCTACAAAGGGACGAGTGTCGTATTTCCCATTCGGGTGGGGCCCTCGCCTCTGCGTAGGGGAAAAATTTGCGCTGCTGGAAGCGAAAATGGCTCTTGTTCTGATTCTGCAGCATTTCGAGTTTGAGCTGTCTCCGTTGTATATCCATGCTCCGGTCACTGTTATATCTCTTCAACCAGAGCATGGCGCGCATGTTGTTTTCCGTAAGGTGACAAACTGCTGTAGCAACTGA
- the LOC116215217 gene encoding persulfide dioxygenase ETHE1 homolog, mitochondrial isoform X1, translating to MLRAVGLFSRSSLEAPTLFSSLPHQIHLPNPRLALALAVPPQIRTTIFAGFMIGKRTIMAATSTTASPKLLFRQLFEKDSSTYTYLLADVSHPDKPALLIDPVDKTVERDLSLIRDLGLKLVYAMNTHVHADHVTGTGLIKTKMPEVKSVVSKASGARADILIEPGDKISIASLFLELQVRATPGHTSGCVTYVTGDGPSQPQPRMAFTGDALLIRGCGRTDFQSGSPQQLYKSVHSQIFTLPKPTLLYPAHDYKGFTVTTVGEEIQYNPRLTKDEETFKHIMENLNLSYPKMMDIAVPANMVCGLQDLPSKASS from the exons ATGCTCCGAGCTGTTGGACTATTCAGCAGATCCTCCTTGGAAGCTCCGACCCTCTTCTCTTCCCTCCCTCATCAGATCCATTTGCCGAACCCCCGGCTGGCACTGGCGCTGGCGGTGCCCCCTCAGATCAGAACAACAATATTTGCAGGGTTCATGATCGGGAAGAGGACAATAATGGCTGCTACTTCCACCACTGCGTCGCCAAAGCTGCTATTCCGCCAGCTCTTTGAGAAGGATTCCTCCACCTACACTTATCTCCTCGCCGATGTTTCTCACCCCGATAAGCCCGCTCTC TTGATTGACCCGGTGGACAAGACAGTGGAAAGGGATCTCAGTTTGATCAGGGATCTGGGGTTGAAACTCGTTTATGCTATGAACACTCACGTACATGCCGATCACGTAACTGGAACTGGCCTCATTAAG ACAAAGATGCCAGAGGTGAAATCCGTCGTCTCCAAAGCCAGCGGAGCTAGAGCTGACATTCTGATTGAACCCGGTGATAAAATCTCCATcgcttctctctttcttgag CTGCAGGTTCGTGCTACTCCTGGTCATACGTCCGGCTGTGTGACGTATGTAACTGGAGATGGTCCTTCTCAACCTCAACCAAGGATGGCATTCACAGGTGACGCTCTACTAATACGCGGATGTGGGAGAACAGATTTCCAG AGCGGGAGCCCACAACAACTCTACAAGTCAGTGCATTCACAG ATATTCACTCTGCCAAAGCCCACGCTGCTCTATCCTGCTCATGATTACAAGGGTTTCACT GTGACTACTGTGGGGGAGGAAATTCAATACAATCCTCGCCTGACAAAGGACGAG GAGACGTTCAAGCACATCATGGAGA ATCTTAACCTCTCATACCCGAAGATGATGGACATAGCTGTGCCTGCAAATATGGTTTGTGGGCTCCAAGATCTGCCTTCAAAAGCCTCCTCATAA
- the LOC116215217 gene encoding persulfide dioxygenase ETHE1 homolog, mitochondrial isoform X2: MLRAVGLFSRSSLEAPTLFSSLPHQIHLPNPRLALALAVPPQIRTTIFAGFMIGKRTIMAATSTTASPKLLFRQLFEKDSSTYTYLLADVSHPDKPALLIDPVDKTVERDLSLIRDLGLKLVYAMNTHVHADHVTGTGLIKTKMPEVKSVVSKASGARADILIEPGDKISIASLFLEVRATPGHTSGCVTYVTGDGPSQPQPRMAFTGDALLIRGCGRTDFQSGSPQQLYKSVHSQIFTLPKPTLLYPAHDYKGFTVTTVGEEIQYNPRLTKDEETFKHIMENLNLSYPKMMDIAVPANMVCGLQDLPSKASS; the protein is encoded by the exons ATGCTCCGAGCTGTTGGACTATTCAGCAGATCCTCCTTGGAAGCTCCGACCCTCTTCTCTTCCCTCCCTCATCAGATCCATTTGCCGAACCCCCGGCTGGCACTGGCGCTGGCGGTGCCCCCTCAGATCAGAACAACAATATTTGCAGGGTTCATGATCGGGAAGAGGACAATAATGGCTGCTACTTCCACCACTGCGTCGCCAAAGCTGCTATTCCGCCAGCTCTTTGAGAAGGATTCCTCCACCTACACTTATCTCCTCGCCGATGTTTCTCACCCCGATAAGCCCGCTCTC TTGATTGACCCGGTGGACAAGACAGTGGAAAGGGATCTCAGTTTGATCAGGGATCTGGGGTTGAAACTCGTTTATGCTATGAACACTCACGTACATGCCGATCACGTAACTGGAACTGGCCTCATTAAG ACAAAGATGCCAGAGGTGAAATCCGTCGTCTCCAAAGCCAGCGGAGCTAGAGCTGACATTCTGATTGAACCCGGTGATAAAATCTCCATcgcttctctctttcttgag GTTCGTGCTACTCCTGGTCATACGTCCGGCTGTGTGACGTATGTAACTGGAGATGGTCCTTCTCAACCTCAACCAAGGATGGCATTCACAGGTGACGCTCTACTAATACGCGGATGTGGGAGAACAGATTTCCAG AGCGGGAGCCCACAACAACTCTACAAGTCAGTGCATTCACAG ATATTCACTCTGCCAAAGCCCACGCTGCTCTATCCTGCTCATGATTACAAGGGTTTCACT GTGACTACTGTGGGGGAGGAAATTCAATACAATCCTCGCCTGACAAAGGACGAG GAGACGTTCAAGCACATCATGGAGA ATCTTAACCTCTCATACCCGAAGATGATGGACATAGCTGTGCCTGCAAATATGGTTTGTGGGCTCCAAGATCTGCCTTCAAAAGCCTCCTCATAA
- the LOC116213922 gene encoding C2 domain-containing protein At1g53590-like isoform X2 → MIRHVCIVLLCLWLLCEYNLGHPVAYFVSLIHLYLVHERYVMRLRKKLEYEGKRQSNQRRVLTDSETVRWLNHAVQKLWPVCVEQIVSQKLLLPIIPWFLAKYKPWTLKEAKFQTLCLGKKPPLFTEIRILHQTTDEDHLVLQVGVNFLTAGMSSILAVKLRKRLGFGISTKLHLTGMHLEGKLSVGVKFTGKWPFLERIRVCFAEPPHFQMVVRSVSAHGLDVSELPGIAGWLDKLLSGAFEETLVEPNMLVVDVEKLAASQQGGSQQQESWFSVDVRKPFAYAKVEVLEASEVKPSDLNGQLGPYRFRTKTARNTLSPNRQEMFRIPIMTWGATNVLEFEVRDKDQFIDDHLGNCCVDINDFRDGQRHDMWLPLQNVKMGRLHLRITVVEKGHISSSAGESENHGEEKNSSSKEIDKASVSSFFSEKSPRVKDTLESIYIEGQRGTAALVHRPGSGTPQIWEHHRGKNRRLDTNIQGEPTVSSAE, encoded by the exons ATGATACGCCATGTATGCATTGTGCTTCTTTGTCTTTGGCTTCTCTGTGAATACAATTTGGGTCACCCAGTTGCGTATTTTGTCTCCTTGATCCATCTTTACCTG GTTCATGAGCGCTACGTGATGAGATTGCGGAAGAAGCTGGAGTACGAGGGAAAGAGACAATCCAATCAAAGACGG GTACTGACTGACTCTGAGACCGTGCGGTGGTTAAACCATGCAGTCCAGAAGTTATGGCCCGTCTGTGTAGAGCAAATTGTTTCTCAGAAACTTCTCCTTCCCATCATCCCTTGGTTCTTGGCCAAGTACAAACCGTGGACCCTG AAGGAGGCCAAATTCCAAACCCTTTGCCTGGGAAAGAAACCCCCGTTGTTCACTGAAATTCGGATTCTTCATCAGACCACTGATGAAGACCACTTG GTCCTACAGGTGGGAGTGAATTTCCTCACGGCAGGTATGAGTTCAATACTTGCTGTCAAGCTAAGGAAAAGATTGGGATTCGGAATATCTACAAAATTGCATTTGACTGGCATGCACTTAGAAGGGAAG CTCTCGGTGGGCGTCAAGTTTACTGGTAAATGGCCTTTTCTTGAACGTATACGAGTATGCTTTGCTGAGCCACCTCATTTTCAGATGGTTGTGAGGTCTGTTTCTGCACATGGACTCGATGTCTCAGAACTTCCTGGTATTGCTGGATGGCTA GACAAACTCCTGTCAGGTGCATTTGAGGAGACACTGGTCGAG CCAAATATGCTGGTTGTTGATGTTGAAAAACTTGCTGCATCTCAGCAAGGTGGTTCACAGCAGCAAG AGAGTTGGTTCTCTGTTGATGTGAGGAAGCCTTTTGCTTATGCCAAAGTAGAAGTGTTAGAGGCATCTGAAGTGAAACCATCTGATCTAAACG GGCAATTGGGTCCTTACAGGTTCAGAACCAAGACAGCGAGGAATACTCTTTCTCCAAATCGGCAGGAAATGTTCAGGATTCCCATCATGACGTGGGGAGCAACTAATGTGCTGGAATTTGAAGTTCGCGACAAGGATCAGTTCATTGATGATCACCTCGG CAACTGCTGCGTGGATATTAATGATTTCAGAGATGGTCAGAGACACGACATGTGGCTGCCTCTTCAGAATGTTAAGATGGGAAGGTTGCATCTCAGGATAACAGTAGTTGAGAAg GGGCATATTTCTTCGTCTGCTGGAGAATCAGAAAATCATGGAGAGGAAAAGAATTCATCTTCAAAAGAAATAGATAAGGCTTCTGTCTCATCTTTTTTCTCGGAAAAATCTCCAAGAGTGAAAGATACATtggaatctatatatattgaaggGCAAAGGGGGACTGCAGCATTGGTTCACAGGCCAGGAAGTGGAACTCCACAGATTTGGGAACATCATAGAGGAAAGAACAGGCGTCTTGATACGAATATTCAAGGGGAACCAACGGTTTCATCAGCAGAGTAG
- the LOC116215217 gene encoding persulfide dioxygenase ETHE1 homolog, mitochondrial isoform X4 encodes MLRAVGLFSRSSLEAPTLFSSLPHQIHLPNPRLALALAVPPQIRTTIFAGFMIGKRTIMAATSTTASPKLLFRQLFEKDSSTYTYLLADVSHPDKPALLIDPVDKTVERDLSLIRDLGLKLVYAMNTHVHADHVTGTGLIKTKMPEVKSVVSKASGARADILIEPGDKISIASLFLELQVRATPGHTSGCVTYVTGDGPSQPQPRMAFTGDALLIRGCGRTDFQSGSPQQLYKSVHSQIFTLPKPTLLYPAHDYKGFTVTTVGEEIQYNPRLTKDEILTSHTRR; translated from the exons ATGCTCCGAGCTGTTGGACTATTCAGCAGATCCTCCTTGGAAGCTCCGACCCTCTTCTCTTCCCTCCCTCATCAGATCCATTTGCCGAACCCCCGGCTGGCACTGGCGCTGGCGGTGCCCCCTCAGATCAGAACAACAATATTTGCAGGGTTCATGATCGGGAAGAGGACAATAATGGCTGCTACTTCCACCACTGCGTCGCCAAAGCTGCTATTCCGCCAGCTCTTTGAGAAGGATTCCTCCACCTACACTTATCTCCTCGCCGATGTTTCTCACCCCGATAAGCCCGCTCTC TTGATTGACCCGGTGGACAAGACAGTGGAAAGGGATCTCAGTTTGATCAGGGATCTGGGGTTGAAACTCGTTTATGCTATGAACACTCACGTACATGCCGATCACGTAACTGGAACTGGCCTCATTAAG ACAAAGATGCCAGAGGTGAAATCCGTCGTCTCCAAAGCCAGCGGAGCTAGAGCTGACATTCTGATTGAACCCGGTGATAAAATCTCCATcgcttctctctttcttgag CTGCAGGTTCGTGCTACTCCTGGTCATACGTCCGGCTGTGTGACGTATGTAACTGGAGATGGTCCTTCTCAACCTCAACCAAGGATGGCATTCACAGGTGACGCTCTACTAATACGCGGATGTGGGAGAACAGATTTCCAG AGCGGGAGCCCACAACAACTCTACAAGTCAGTGCATTCACAG ATATTCACTCTGCCAAAGCCCACGCTGCTCTATCCTGCTCATGATTACAAGGGTTTCACT GTGACTACTGTGGGGGAGGAAATTCAATACAATCCTCGCCTGACAAAGGACGAG ATCTTAACCTCTCATACCCGAAGATGA